Proteins encoded together in one Undibacterium sp. CCC3.4 window:
- a CDS encoding Ig-like domain-containing protein has product MRKTMKRMGLVWMNALLAAWQGRYLRLSRLLLAQVMLALALLGAVGAAWAKFTPNVIQPNQISRYTTGFRAHPGNPGTSGNTLYRYGGYLPNGVSIAGNGNPVTNCPMTFNYSGNHWWFSGNVNFPVGQECLFDFDVTSSTPGTYTAVQDCQDVQLQYNTCISGNPLSYTLIVQNSVAPPPPPSQATYLSGARVVGRSTAPADGQSQIMLEAFVKNSDTGQPVVTGVNFSPGPYTFVGGISRCITGYDGRCRVSVVSTVSGRTSSKMLPDVYVLYGQVPAIGGDGPWNGQTMNFEFTQGGITPPPPPGGSNVSGVRVVDSSSAAADGVAYVTLEGYVRDATTGLAVANAEVKFNGTPGVTFRGVDGSGLAQAGQAFQCYTNYDGKCRIVARSTVPGPKSTTVLMTYNNNQGFIPMYGPDGPWNASPLNYQFTKPVINGGVRVVTNDQAADGIAQNVLEVHVYSGNSVNDAYRSKWINFTWAGGSASCQTSYAGSCRASITSLVPGRIPVTVTLAEDNSPLLMAHSYGSDYYQSAPIDVNFVAPGSFDPRRSGVKVINDLALADGAAYDELEAFIGDGAGRPVSGVDVNFGLTLDVEFVGVASGNDAICRTNASGTCRVRATSLRDSVRFTTVVNVGGTLLSGTFNGYTPSPARYSFKRNTAPIGVVNSGVRIVGAKIVAGDGIATVVLEGFARDAVSGAAIANTIVQFAGTPGVSFASNGVRPGLGLGTSCITAADGRCRVEASSLVVGLKSTAVSIPANNSMGPIAAQGSDGPWDSGPLRYSFSSPLFDASKSGVQVLRDNAAADNVESNELKVFIGDSAGNGMANVDVSFARTADVRFGSAASPGVGTCRTNASGECSVLAYSRINATYTTEVSVNGVKLLGKDSVYTASPAKYTFSAVITPFLGDNAGVRIVGSSIASADGVATVVLEAYIVDRATGLPHANAMMQFAATPGVSFSSNGNRPSVGVGVTCTTGSDGRCRVEASSLVVGAKLTAASLVGGTGSLAIIDDPVSGVPWNAGPLSYEFAAPAFDASKSGVQVLRDQAQADGLAYDELEAFIADSAGQAMANMNVLFAGTPEVQFGSLPYGALGSCTTGNDGKCKVQARSKKAGTSFSTQVTANGVVLSGTIGTYHPSPAVYSFGLLAPSVQIVKSVLIGVGNNSFTFSLSGLSDSSERISVAGIGQTSGRILNATAGTAVSISESVPSGWPSEPVSASCIDRNAAISGNVSTPVGSLSGATLTLPPEVLKPGAKLLCTFVNSSGFQVSGRVFNDNAAAAGAANNGILNSGEEGVAGVTMSLSNCNGRELARVQSDGNGDYSLNVPFSTVSGVNVCVEKQLEATHLSTGASVDSTALRNGVAVNSAGTAYTFSRFPTQEQISFIVVDRRYSKLNFAEVRQNTFAADGASTGLPGTTVSYPHIFKAQTSGKLSFLVTSDGIPSESSLWPLQVYADPTCSGQVQPSASVLFPAGTPLSTKAGDNICIVVKKFIAASALNGHQHTAEVLARFLYDNTSASMVATYQVRDITTVSSSALELKKEVRNVTANGAFGVSNQAKSGDVLEYRISYTNQGSSPIKSLSIADSTPSYTSFVSALAGTTPASLSNCRKQTPANPAPAALLDCAATQTVGATGSIRFEYQGEVKPGDSGTVLFQVTVD; this is encoded by the coding sequence ATGAGGAAAACTATGAAGCGGATGGGTTTAGTCTGGATGAACGCCTTACTGGCGGCATGGCAGGGCCGTTATTTGCGGTTGAGCCGACTGCTGTTGGCACAGGTGATGTTGGCGTTGGCGCTGTTGGGAGCGGTGGGAGCGGCGTGGGCGAAGTTCACGCCCAACGTCATACAGCCCAACCAAATTTCACGTTATACCACGGGATTTAGAGCTCATCCTGGCAATCCTGGTACGTCTGGAAATACTTTATACCGATATGGTGGATACCTTCCTAACGGGGTGTCTATTGCGGGGAATGGCAATCCAGTGACAAATTGTCCGATGACGTTTAATTATTCCGGGAATCATTGGTGGTTTTCGGGCAATGTTAATTTTCCGGTCGGGCAAGAATGTCTGTTCGACTTTGATGTGACGAGTTCGACGCCTGGTACCTATACCGCAGTTCAAGATTGTCAGGATGTTCAGTTGCAATACAATACTTGTATTTCTGGCAACCCTTTGTCGTATACTTTAATTGTACAAAATTCAGTTGCGCCACCACCGCCGCCGTCACAGGCTACTTACCTCTCCGGTGCACGTGTCGTGGGAAGAAGCACGGCACCTGCCGATGGCCAGTCTCAGATCATGTTGGAAGCCTTTGTTAAAAATTCGGATACCGGCCAACCGGTGGTGACCGGTGTCAACTTTAGCCCAGGTCCGTACACTTTTGTCGGTGGCATCAGTCGTTGCATCACCGGTTACGATGGCCGTTGTCGGGTGTCGGTAGTCAGTACCGTGTCCGGAAGAACTTCTTCCAAAATGCTGCCTGATGTTTACGTGTTATATGGCCAAGTTCCTGCGATAGGCGGGGATGGACCTTGGAACGGTCAGACCATGAATTTTGAATTTACCCAAGGCGGCATCACGCCGCCACCGCCGCCTGGTGGCAGCAATGTCTCGGGCGTGCGCGTGGTCGACAGCAGCTCGGCCGCGGCCGATGGGGTGGCCTACGTCACGCTTGAGGGCTATGTGCGCGATGCCACGACCGGGCTGGCGGTAGCGAATGCCGAAGTCAAATTCAATGGCACGCCCGGCGTGACTTTCCGCGGTGTTGATGGGTCGGGCTTGGCGCAAGCTGGTCAGGCTTTCCAGTGCTACACCAATTACGACGGTAAGTGCAGGATCGTGGCGCGCAGTACCGTGCCCGGCCCGAAAAGCACCACTGTGTTGATGACTTACAATAATAATCAAGGCTTCATCCCGATGTATGGGCCGGACGGTCCGTGGAATGCCAGCCCTTTGAACTATCAATTCACCAAGCCCGTCATCAATGGTGGCGTGCGTGTGGTGACCAATGATCAGGCTGCCGATGGCATCGCGCAAAACGTGCTGGAGGTACATGTCTATAGCGGTAACTCGGTCAACGACGCGTATCGATCGAAATGGATTAATTTCACTTGGGCCGGCGGCAGTGCTTCGTGCCAAACCAGCTACGCGGGGTCGTGTCGCGCCAGTATCACCAGCCTAGTACCGGGCCGGATACCGGTCACGGTCACGCTGGCCGAAGACAATTCGCCGCTGCTGATGGCGCATAGCTATGGCAGTGACTATTACCAGTCTGCGCCTATCGATGTCAATTTCGTCGCACCGGGCAGTTTCGATCCGCGGCGTTCGGGCGTCAAAGTTATCAACGATTTGGCTCTGGCCGATGGCGCAGCCTATGATGAACTCGAAGCCTTTATCGGTGACGGTGCCGGACGTCCGGTCAGCGGTGTCGATGTTAACTTCGGGCTGACGCTGGATGTCGAATTTGTTGGCGTTGCCAGTGGCAACGATGCGATCTGCCGAACCAATGCCAGCGGTACTTGCCGCGTGCGTGCCACCAGTTTACGCGACAGTGTGCGCTTTACTACCGTCGTCAACGTCGGTGGCACGCTGTTGAGCGGCACCTTCAATGGCTATACGCCCAGCCCAGCGCGCTATTCATTTAAGAGAAACACCGCACCGATCGGTGTGGTGAATTCTGGTGTGCGCATTGTTGGTGCCAAGATTGTCGCTGGCGATGGGATAGCAACGGTTGTCTTGGAGGGGTTTGCCAGAGATGCCGTGAGCGGGGCCGCAATTGCCAACACCATCGTGCAGTTTGCCGGTACGCCGGGCGTGAGCTTTGCGAGTAATGGAGTTCGCCCGGGCTTGGGTTTGGGCACAAGTTGTATCACCGCTGCGGATGGCCGTTGTCGTGTTGAGGCCAGCAGTTTGGTAGTTGGCCTCAAATCGACGGCAGTGAGCATTCCGGCCAATAACAGTATGGGGCCGATTGCGGCGCAGGGTAGCGATGGTCCTTGGGACAGTGGTCCTTTGCGCTATTCGTTTTCATCCCCCCTCTTTGACGCCAGCAAGTCAGGCGTGCAAGTGTTGCGCGACAATGCCGCGGCCGACAATGTGGAGAGTAATGAACTCAAAGTCTTTATCGGCGACAGCGCCGGTAACGGCATGGCGAATGTCGATGTCAGTTTTGCCAGGACCGCCGATGTTCGTTTCGGCAGCGCGGCATCGCCCGGCGTCGGCACATGCAGGACTAATGCCAGCGGTGAATGCAGTGTGCTCGCTTACAGCCGTATCAATGCCACTTACACGACCGAGGTCAGTGTCAATGGCGTGAAGTTGTTGGGTAAGGACAGCGTGTATACGGCCAGCCCGGCCAAGTATACTTTTAGTGCGGTTATCACACCATTCCTCGGCGATAACGCCGGTGTAAGGATCGTTGGCAGCAGTATTGCGAGTGCCGATGGCGTGGCAACGGTGGTGTTGGAGGCATATATAGTTGACCGTGCGACCGGGCTGCCGCATGCCAATGCCATGATGCAGTTTGCCGCCACACCGGGGGTGAGCTTTTCCAGTAATGGTAATCGCCCTAGCGTCGGCGTCGGAGTCACGTGCACGACCGGCAGTGATGGTCGTTGTCGTGTCGAGGCCAGCAGTTTGGTGGTCGGCGCAAAACTGACTGCAGCTAGCCTCGTCGGTGGTACTGGCAGCTTGGCCATTATTGACGATCCGGTTAGCGGCGTGCCTTGGAATGCGGGTCCCTTGTCCTATGAATTTGCGGCACCGGCCTTCGATGCGAGTAAATCGGGTGTGCAAGTGTTGCGCGATCAAGCCCAAGCCGATGGCCTGGCCTATGATGAATTGGAGGCTTTCATCGCCGACAGCGCAGGTCAGGCGATGGCCAACATGAATGTGCTGTTTGCGGGTACGCCGGAAGTCCAGTTCGGTAGCCTTCCGTATGGGGCGCTGGGCAGTTGCACCACTGGCAACGATGGTAAGTGTAAGGTACAGGCGCGTAGTAAAAAGGCGGGCACGAGTTTTTCTACCCAAGTCACGGCCAACGGGGTGGTGTTGAGCGGTACGATCGGTACGTATCATCCTAGCCCTGCCGTATATAGCTTCGGCCTGTTGGCACCGAGCGTACAGATCGTTAAGAGTGTCTTGATCGGGGTAGGCAACAATAGCTTTACTTTCAGTCTCAGCGGTTTGTCGGACAGCAGCGAGCGCATTAGCGTAGCTGGCATCGGCCAAACCAGCGGACGCATACTGAACGCTACGGCAGGTACGGCTGTCAGCATCAGCGAAAGTGTGCCCAGCGGTTGGCCGAGCGAACCGGTCAGCGCCAGTTGCATCGACAGGAATGCGGCCATCAGCGGCAACGTCAGCACGCCTGTGGGCAGCCTCAGCGGCGCGACCTTGACGCTGCCGCCCGAAGTACTTAAGCCCGGTGCAAAACTGCTGTGTACCTTTGTGAACTCCTCGGGTTTTCAAGTCAGTGGTCGCGTGTTTAACGATAATGCGGCGGCCGCCGGTGCTGCCAACAACGGCATACTCAATAGCGGTGAAGAGGGCGTGGCTGGGGTGACGATGAGCCTGAGTAATTGCAACGGACGCGAATTGGCGCGGGTGCAGAGCGATGGCAATGGTGATTACAGTCTCAATGTGCCATTTTCTACGGTCAGTGGCGTTAATGTCTGTGTCGAGAAGCAGTTGGAAGCCACGCATTTGTCGACCGGCGCATCGGTCGATAGCACCGCCTTGCGTAATGGTGTAGCGGTGAACAGTGCCGGTACCGCGTATACCTTTTCTCGCTTCCCAACTCAAGAGCAGATCAGTTTTATCGTCGTCGATCGTCGTTACAGTAAATTGAATTTCGCCGAAGTGCGGCAAAATACGTTTGCCGCCGATGGGGCCAGTACTGGCTTGCCGGGAACGACGGTAAGCTATCCGCATATTTTCAAAGCGCAGACCAGCGGTAAGCTGAGTTTCTTGGTCACCAGCGACGGGATTCCGTCGGAGAGCAGCCTGTGGCCGCTGCAAGTGTATGCCGACCCGACTTGCAGCGGTCAGGTGCAGCCATCGGCGAGCGTATTGTTTCCTGCTGGGACGCCGCTCAGTACCAAGGCTGGTGACAATATCTGTATCGTGGTGAAAAAATTCATCGCCGCTTCAGCACTCAATGGTCATCAACATACTGCTGAGGTGTTGGCGCGCTTCTTGTATGACAATACCAGCGCGAGCATGGTGGCGACCTATCAGGTACGCGATATCACGACGGTGTCGAGCAGCGCGCTGGAATTGAAAAAAGAAGTGCGCAATGTGACTGCTAACGGTGCTTTCGGCGTGAGTAATCAAGCCAAGTCCGGTGATGTGCTCGAATACCGCATCAGTTACACGAATCAGGGCAGTTCGCCGATCAAGAGCTTGAGTATCGCCGACAGCACGCCCAGTTACACCAGCTTTGTCAGTGCGTTGGCGGGTACCACGCCTGCCAGCCTGAGTAACTGCCGCAAGCAAACGCCAGCCAATCCGGCACCGGCGGCCTTGCTTGATTGTGCAGCTACGCAGACTGTTGGCGCCACGGGCAGCATCCGTTTTGAATATCAAGGTGAAGTCAAACCTGGTGACAGCGGTACGGTGCTGTTCCAGGTGACGGTCGATTAA
- the proB gene encoding glutamate 5-kinase: MHSVIQQAKRLVIKVGSSLVTNDGRGLDQAAIAKWAAQIATLRVMGKEVVLVSSGAIAEGRQRLGFEQRPSAIHELQACAAVGQMGLAQIYESSFRAHQIGTAQILLTHADLADRERYLNARATLRTLLGFGIVPIINENDTVVTDEIKFGDNDTLGALVANLLEADALIILTDQRGLYTADPRRHADAEFIHEARAGDVALEAMAGGAGTSFGSGGMLTKILAAKRAASSGAHTVIAWGREDNALVRLASGEAIGTQLLSQMAPRAARKQWMADHLQTTGQLVLDDGAVQKLSEEGKSLLPVGVAEVRGQFSRGAVVTCLDKNERPVARGLSNYSSTDARRIMRKPSGEIAAILGFVEEPELIHRDNLVLL; the protein is encoded by the coding sequence ATGCATTCTGTCATCCAGCAAGCCAAGCGACTGGTTATCAAAGTCGGTTCTTCTCTGGTCACCAATGATGGCCGCGGGCTTGATCAGGCGGCCATTGCCAAATGGGCGGCGCAAATCGCCACTTTGCGGGTGATGGGAAAAGAAGTGGTCTTGGTCAGTTCCGGTGCCATTGCTGAGGGCCGGCAGCGCTTGGGTTTTGAGCAGCGCCCGAGCGCGATTCATGAATTGCAAGCCTGTGCCGCCGTTGGTCAGATGGGGCTGGCACAGATTTACGAGAGCAGTTTTCGAGCCCATCAAATCGGTACCGCGCAAATTCTGCTGACACACGCCGACTTGGCCGACCGCGAACGCTATCTCAACGCACGCGCGACCTTGCGAACCTTGCTAGGTTTCGGCATCGTTCCTATCATTAATGAAAATGATACCGTGGTGACCGATGAAATCAAATTCGGTGATAACGATACGCTCGGGGCCTTGGTAGCCAATTTACTCGAAGCCGATGCCCTCATCATTCTGACCGATCAGCGCGGCTTATATACGGCCGATCCGCGCCGTCATGCCGATGCCGAATTCATCCACGAAGCGCGCGCCGGCGATGTCGCGCTTGAAGCGATGGCCGGTGGGGCCGGTACCAGCTTCGGCAGTGGTGGTATGTTGACCAAAATTTTAGCTGCCAAGCGCGCCGCCAGTTCCGGTGCGCACACCGTGATTGCCTGGGGCCGTGAAGATAATGCGCTGGTCCGATTGGCAAGTGGCGAAGCGATCGGCACCCAATTGCTATCACAAATGGCACCGCGGGCGGCGCGTAAACAATGGATGGCCGATCATTTGCAAACCACCGGCCAGTTGGTGCTTGATGACGGTGCCGTGCAAAAACTCAGCGAAGAAGGGAAATCACTGCTGCCGGTCGGGGTGGCGGAAGTGCGCGGCCAATTCAGCCGCGGCGCGGTAGTGACCTGTCTGGATAAAAACGAGCGCCCGGTAGCGCGTGGCTTGTCGAATTATTCCAGCACCGATGCGCGCCGCATCATGCGCAAGCCCTCGGGCGAGATCGCGGCGATTCTCGGTTTTGTCGAAGAGCCGGAGCTGATCCACCGCGATAATTTGGTTTTGCTGTAA
- a CDS encoding CNP1-like family protein, with protein sequence MKLFSLPSASATGLLCAGLLLGLGALLPAQASDTEDETSKEWQEAPLQLPATPKPDNLIEFYRSASQLFAIDGSSISIAADNSIRYTLVATSGTGVKNISYEAIRCDSYIRKLYAFGRPDGSWSPSRRNEWDRISTNGTNLPQHVLYTDFFCEGNTIAGKVPLLLRRFEAARLRR encoded by the coding sequence ATGAAACTGTTTTCCCTCCCCTCGGCCAGCGCGACCGGTCTGCTGTGTGCCGGTTTACTGCTCGGTTTGGGCGCGCTGCTGCCGGCGCAAGCGAGTGACACTGAAGACGAAACCAGCAAGGAATGGCAAGAAGCGCCGCTGCAGTTGCCGGCCACGCCGAAACCAGACAATCTGATCGAGTTCTATCGCAGCGCCAGCCAACTGTTTGCCATCGATGGCAGCTCCATCAGCATCGCCGCCGATAACAGCATCCGTTACACCTTAGTCGCCACCAGTGGCACTGGCGTGAAAAATATCAGCTATGAAGCGATCCGCTGCGACAGCTATATCCGCAAGCTCTACGCCTTCGGTCGACCCGACGGCAGCTGGTCGCCATCGCGGCGCAATGAATGGGATCGCATTTCGACCAACGGCACCAACTTGCCACAGCACGTGCTATATACCGACTTCTTCTGCGAGGGGAACACCATCGCCGGCAAAGTACCGCTGCTGCTGCGTCGCTTTGAAGCGGCACGCTTGCGGCGCTAA
- a CDS encoding RNA pyrophosphohydrolase, producing the protein MLDREGFRPNVGIILLNANNQVWWGKRVREHSWQFPQGGIKYGESPEQAMFRELEEETGLLPEHVKIIGRTRDWLRYEVPDHFIKREIRGHYRGQKQIWFLLRMTGRDCDVNLRASNHPEFDAWRWHEYWVPLDVVIEFKRGVYQLALQELSRYIHRNDTVPGLRTRVIRPNNQAASDVSLPPTIDPEEEK; encoded by the coding sequence ATGCTAGATCGTGAAGGCTTTCGCCCTAACGTAGGCATAATTTTGCTTAACGCTAACAATCAAGTCTGGTGGGGAAAGCGCGTGCGCGAGCATTCGTGGCAATTTCCACAAGGCGGGATTAAATACGGCGAGTCTCCTGAACAGGCTATGTTTCGCGAGTTGGAAGAAGAAACCGGCCTGTTGCCTGAGCATGTCAAAATTATCGGCCGCACCCGTGATTGGCTCCGTTATGAGGTGCCCGATCATTTTATCAAACGTGAAATTCGTGGGCATTACCGCGGGCAAAAACAAATTTGGTTTTTATTGCGTATGACCGGTCGCGATTGCGACGTCAACCTGCGTGCCAGTAATCATCCCGAGTTCGATGCTTGGCGCTGGCATGAGTACTGGGTGCCACTTGATGTCGTCATTGAATTCAAGCGCGGCGTGTACCAACTCGCCTTACAGGAATTGTCACGCTACATACACCGGAATGATACCGTCCCCGGTCTGCGCACGCGCGTAATCCGCCCGAACAACCAAGCGGCAAGCGATGTCAGCCTGCCCCCTACCATTGACCCGGAAGAAGAGAAATAA
- a CDS encoding proline--tRNA ligase, with protein MRATRFFISTLKEAPADAEVVSHQLMMRAGMIKRLGSGIYNYMPMGLRVIRKVENIVREEMNRAGAIEMLMPVVQPAELWQETGRWDKMGPELMRVKDRHGRDYIIQPTSEEAITDVVRSDIRSYRQLPVNFYHIQTKFRDERRPRFGLMRGREFTMKDAYSFDRDVAAMKQSYQLMFDAYTRIFQRFGLQFRAVAADNGAIGGSGSHEFHVIAETGEDALVYCPSSDYAANMEAAEAIALAAVRPAAQAQLQQVATPGKAKCEQVAELLAIPLETTVKSIVLTVESEDFDEAKKQVWLLLLRGDHELNEVKANKIPGLANYRFSTEAEIIEWFGTPPGYLGPIHTVKPVQVVADRTVANMADFVCGANQADFHFTGVNWGRDLPEALVADIRNVVAGDPSPDGLGVLAIQRGIEVGHVFQLGTRYSQDMKASFLDENGKPQLLQMGCYGIGVTRILGAAIEQNYDAKGIIWPTAIAPFEVVLCPLGMDRSEAVKEAAETLYTGLLAAGVDVILDDRGERPGAMFADWELIGVPHRIVIGERGLKDGNLEYIGRRDAAATNVAVADMLTFVQAKLAAA; from the coding sequence ATGCGAGCTACCCGATTTTTTATTTCTACACTTAAAGAAGCCCCTGCCGATGCCGAAGTCGTCAGCCACCAACTGATGATGCGCGCTGGGATGATCAAGCGGCTCGGTTCCGGCATTTACAATTACATGCCGATGGGCTTGCGAGTGATACGAAAAGTAGAAAACATTGTGCGCGAAGAAATGAACCGCGCCGGTGCGATTGAGATGCTCATGCCGGTGGTGCAGCCGGCCGAATTATGGCAAGAAACCGGCCGCTGGGACAAAATGGGGCCGGAACTGATGCGCGTCAAAGATCGCCATGGCCGCGATTACATCATTCAGCCTACCTCAGAAGAAGCGATTACCGACGTCGTGCGTTCCGATATACGCTCGTATCGCCAACTGCCGGTGAACTTTTACCATATCCAAACCAAGTTCCGCGATGAACGTCGGCCGCGCTTCGGTCTCATGCGTGGACGCGAGTTCACCATGAAGGATGCGTATTCTTTCGATCGCGATGTGGCCGCCATGAAGCAGTCGTATCAATTAATGTTTGACGCCTATACCCGCATCTTCCAACGCTTCGGCTTGCAATTCCGGGCGGTGGCGGCCGATAACGGTGCCATCGGCGGTTCCGGTTCGCATGAATTTCACGTCATCGCTGAAACCGGCGAAGACGCTTTGGTGTATTGCCCTAGCTCCGATTACGCTGCCAATATGGAAGCGGCCGAAGCGATCGCCTTAGCTGCCGTGCGTCCGGCTGCGCAAGCGCAGTTGCAGCAAGTGGCGACGCCGGGTAAGGCGAAGTGCGAACAAGTCGCTGAGCTGCTGGCCATTCCGCTGGAAACTACGGTGAAATCGATCGTGTTGACGGTGGAGTCGGAAGACTTCGACGAAGCCAAGAAACAAGTGTGGCTGCTGCTGCTGCGCGGTGACCATGAACTCAATGAAGTCAAAGCCAATAAAATTCCCGGCTTGGCCAATTATCGTTTCTCTACCGAAGCCGAAATCATCGAATGGTTCGGTACGCCACCGGGCTACCTCGGTCCTATCCATACCGTCAAACCGGTGCAGGTAGTAGCCGACCGTACGGTGGCGAATATGGCTGATTTCGTGTGCGGTGCCAATCAAGCCGATTTCCATTTTACCGGTGTCAACTGGGGGCGTGATTTGCCGGAAGCATTGGTCGCTGATATTCGCAATGTCGTCGCCGGTGATCCTTCGCCCGATGGCTTGGGGGTGCTGGCGATACAGCGCGGTATCGAAGTCGGCCATGTGTTTCAACTCGGTACACGTTATTCACAAGACATGAAAGCCAGCTTCCTCGATGAAAACGGCAAGCCGCAATTGCTGCAAATGGGTTGTTACGGCATCGGTGTGACGCGTATTCTGGGTGCTGCGATCGAACAGAATTACGATGCCAAAGGCATTATTTGGCCGACTGCCATCGCCCCGTTCGAAGTGGTGCTGTGCCCCTTGGGCATGGATCGCAGCGAGGCGGTCAAGGAAGCTGCTGAAACCCTGTACACCGGTTTGTTGGCCGCCGGTGTCGATGTTATTCTCGATGACCGTGGTGAGCGTCCTGGTGCCATGTTCGCTGATTGGGAATTGATCGGTGTACCGCATCGTATCGTCATCGGTGAGCGCGGTCTCAAAGACGGTAATCTCGAGTACATCGGTCGGCGTGACGCTGCCGCGACCAACGTCGCCGTGGCCGACATGTTGACGTTTGTGCAGGCCAAGCTTGCGGCTGCTTAA
- a CDS encoding lytic transglycosylase domain-containing protein, with the protein MRLLKQLLAVCALLLAGSAQAGNQIEEAMADSVRLALAKAISDPRPPQPVFKDFDERIRYLNWLAEMSTRLKRRLPDYQTRIELLSVIWYESRRAGLDPALVMGLMQVESAFRKYATSVVGARGYMQVMPFWSRVIGDGDAKKLFDMQTNLRYGCAILRMYLNMEKGDLYLALGRYNGSRGKPEYPNAVLANWKHWEFKQ; encoded by the coding sequence TTGCGGCTGCTTAAGCAATTGCTGGCTGTCTGTGCGCTGCTGCTGGCCGGCAGTGCACAGGCGGGGAATCAGATCGAAGAAGCGATGGCCGATTCGGTGCGATTGGCGCTGGCCAAGGCCATTTCCGATCCGCGTCCGCCCCAGCCGGTATTCAAAGATTTTGACGAGCGGATTCGTTACCTCAACTGGCTCGCTGAAATGTCGACGCGCCTCAAGCGGCGCCTGCCGGACTACCAAACCCGCATCGAATTACTGAGCGTGATTTGGTATGAATCGCGCCGCGCCGGGCTCGATCCGGCCTTGGTGATGGGGCTCATGCAGGTCGAGTCGGCCTTTCGTAAATACGCTACTTCGGTAGTTGGTGCGCGTGGGTATATGCAGGTGATGCCGTTTTGGTCGCGCGTGATCGGCGACGGTGACGCCAAAAAGCTGTTCGACATGCAAACCAATCTGCGCTACGGCTGCGCTATTCTGCGCATGTATCTGAATATGGAAAAGGGTGACCTGTATTTGGCTTTGGGCCGGTATAACGGTAGCCGCGGGAAACCCGAATACCCGAATGCGGTGCTGGCGAATTGGAAGCATTGGGAATTCAAGCAGTAA
- a CDS encoding XRE family transcriptional regulator, translating into MGRNLDDIIKNLTTDRQAKIAALSQTKVEEMIAHAGTLTDFRKAVGKTQAEVAKELGIKQNAVSQLEKRSDTYVSTLRRFLKSLGMTLELSVVDRNGTRIDLPNFLPWQEANSAANDSEAFAVVAKAPTRKLAAKAVSVRKVSAKGALAKRVVVSAKAASGATKKQATVSPKHAGGLQKK; encoded by the coding sequence ATGGGCAGAAACCTAGACGACATCATCAAAAACCTGACAACTGATCGCCAGGCGAAAATTGCAGCTCTTTCCCAGACAAAAGTTGAAGAGATGATCGCGCACGCCGGCACGCTTACCGACTTCCGCAAAGCTGTGGGAAAAACCCAGGCCGAGGTGGCGAAAGAGCTGGGCATCAAACAGAACGCAGTTTCGCAACTCGAAAAGCGCTCTGACACCTACGTCTCCACGCTGCGCCGATTCTTGAAATCGCTTGGGATGACGCTCGAACTGTCGGTGGTAGATAGAAACGGCACCCGTATCGACCTTCCGAATTTTCTCCCGTGGCAAGAGGCCAATTCGGCTGCCAATGATTCCGAAGCGTTCGCCGTTGTTGCCAAAGCGCCTACCCGGAAGCTCGCAGCAAAGGCAGTTTCTGTCCGCAAGGTCAGTGCCAAGGGCGCCCTTGCCAAGAGGGTAGTTGTCTCCGCCAAGGCTGCATCAGGCGCAACCAAGAAGCAAGCTACCGTCTCGCCCAAGCATGCTGGTGGCTTGCAGAAAAAATGA
- a CDS encoding type II toxin-antitoxin system RelE/ParE family toxin: MTQSKKWKVSFHDEFDPEFDAFSQDVQDELLAAAAAVRELGPAADRPHVGTLDNPRHPNMKELRFKANNGAEIWRAAFAFDPDREAIILVAADKQGIDEDKFYKDLLKKANKRFDQHLTDIKAAKTVKPTKAKSAKGKK, encoded by the coding sequence TTGACTCAATCTAAGAAGTGGAAAGTGTCTTTCCACGACGAATTTGATCCCGAATTCGATGCTTTCTCACAAGATGTTCAAGATGAATTGCTTGCCGCTGCTGCCGCCGTGCGAGAGCTAGGGCCAGCCGCTGATCGGCCCCACGTTGGAACCTTAGACAACCCCAGGCACCCCAATATGAAAGAGCTTCGTTTCAAGGCAAACAACGGCGCGGAAATTTGGCGGGCAGCCTTTGCCTTCGATCCTGATCGTGAAGCGATCATCTTGGTGGCAGCCGATAAGCAGGGCATCGATGAAGACAAGTTCTACAAAGACCTATTAAAAAAAGCCAACAAACGTTTCGATCAGCACCTGACGGACATAAAAGCTGCCAAGACTGTCAAGCCTACGAAGGCCAAAAGCGCCAAAGGAAAGAAATAG